In a genomic window of Rhodovulum sp. P5:
- a CDS encoding cyclin-dependent kinase inhibitor 3 family protein, with product MTNARTSQSHPLQIAEVRASPDHGRIGITFCPGKHDALASTGAWARDLATDLEAIADWGAHLVLTLVEEDELDLLKVPNLGAEVEKLGMAWRHLPIRDYSVPTDAFEAAWQSTGRELRDLLRGGGNVVVHCRGGLGRAGMIAARLLAELGVEPAQAIRDVRAARPGAIETPAQLALVRRTGPVTDDVPLDMAALEKAGPGMGSNPGGVYRDGAGRQYYVKELESPAHARNERIAARLYHLAGAPTLRYVATVDPCLVATEFVTLEKRCIARFSEDERRQAQRWLGVHAWTANWDAVGFDGDNQGVAGGVVMTLDTGGALAFRASGDPKGKAFGESVGELDRLRTDPDNPHAVRLFGDMSVEQVADAVAVVTRLPDGEVRRVVQTLGGSAKLAAKMIARKADMARRSG from the coding sequence ATGACCAACGCCCGAACCAGCCAGTCCCACCCGCTTCAGATCGCAGAGGTTCGGGCCAGCCCCGATCATGGGCGGATCGGCATCACCTTCTGCCCCGGAAAGCACGATGCGCTGGCCAGCACCGGGGCGTGGGCGCGCGATCTGGCGACCGATCTGGAGGCCATTGCCGACTGGGGCGCGCATCTTGTGCTGACACTGGTCGAAGAGGACGAACTTGACTTGCTCAAGGTGCCAAACCTCGGCGCCGAGGTCGAAAAGCTCGGGATGGCGTGGCGGCATCTGCCGATCCGGGATTATTCCGTTCCGACCGACGCGTTCGAGGCGGCGTGGCAAAGCACGGGCCGGGAACTCCGCGATCTTTTGCGGGGCGGTGGCAACGTGGTCGTTCACTGCCGGGGCGGGCTGGGCCGGGCGGGCATGATCGCTGCGCGCCTTCTGGCCGAACTGGGGGTGGAGCCTGCGCAGGCGATCCGCGACGTGCGCGCCGCGCGCCCCGGCGCCATCGAAACCCCCGCGCAACTGGCGCTTGTCCGCCGCACCGGGCCGGTGACCGATGATGTGCCCCTCGACATGGCCGCGCTGGAAAAGGCCGGCCCCGGCATGGGCAGCAATCCCGGCGGCGTCTATCGCGATGGGGCGGGCCGGCAGTACTACGTGAAGGAGCTGGAAAGCCCCGCCCATGCCCGCAACGAACGGATCGCCGCGAGGCTCTATCACCTCGCCGGGGCACCCACGCTGCGTTATGTGGCGACGGTTGATCCCTGTCTGGTCGCCACTGAATTCGTCACTCTGGAAAAGCGCTGCATTGCACGGTTTTCAGAAGACGAGCGGCGGCAGGCGCAGCGCTGGCTGGGGGTGCATGCCTGGACGGCCAACTGGGATGCGGTGGGGTTCGACGGTGACAATCAGGGTGTCGCGGGGGGCGTGGTGATGACGCTCGACACCGGCGGGGCGCTGGCGTTCCGCGCCAGCGGCGACCCCAAGGGCAAGGCGTTCGGAGAGAGCGTCGGCGAACTCGACCGCCTGCGCACGGATCCCGACAACCCGCATGCGGTGCGGCTTTTCGGTGACATGAGCGTCGAGCAGGTTGCGGACGCCGTTGCCGTTGTGACGCGCTTGCCGGATGGAGAAGTGCGCCGGGTTGTCCAGACCCTTGGCGGAAGCGCGAAACTGGCCGCCAAGATGATTGCGCGCAAGGCCGACATGGCCCGGCGTTCAGGGTAA
- a CDS encoding GH25 family lysozyme: protein MLRPTVLALSALTLLSCGAPPPAPEATESVQRAVTTPQPRFSDHDPFDWQGQVPWAYPVHGIDVSRWQRDIDWRRARASGVSFAFIKATEGVEELDPMFRAHWDGAGRAGVPRGAYHYFYFCAPADKQARWFIRNVPRSATSLPHVLDMEWNPHSPTCRKRPDGATVRAEAKRFLDILEQHYGRRPILYTTVDFARDTGIERLPGTEFWLRSVAGHPRETYPGARWTFWQYTGTGKVTGVDGPVDINVFRGSAADWQVWGQAGAMAQATP from the coding sequence ATGCTGCGACCGACCGTGCTTGCCCTGTCCGCCCTGACCCTGTTGTCCTGCGGGGCGCCGCCGCCCGCGCCCGAGGCGACCGAAAGCGTGCAGCGCGCCGTGACAACGCCGCAGCCACGGTTCTCCGATCACGACCCGTTCGACTGGCAAGGTCAGGTGCCTTGGGCCTATCCGGTGCACGGCATCGATGTGTCCCGCTGGCAGCGGGATATCGACTGGCGCAGGGCCCGTGCCTCTGGCGTGTCTTTCGCGTTCATCAAGGCGACCGAGGGGGTAGAGGAGCTCGACCCGATGTTCCGGGCGCACTGGGACGGGGCCGGGCGTGCCGGCGTGCCGCGCGGGGCCTATCACTATTTCTATTTCTGCGCCCCGGCCGACAAGCAGGCGCGCTGGTTCATCCGCAATGTGCCTCGCAGCGCGACCAGCCTGCCCCATGTTCTGGACATGGAATGGAACCCGCATTCGCCCACATGCCGGAAGCGGCCGGATGGTGCGACCGTCCGGGCCGAGGCCAAGCGGTTCCTCGATATCCTCGAACAGCATTACGGGCGGCGGCCGATCCTTTACACCACGGTGGATTTCGCCCGCGACACCGGGATCGAGCGGCTGCCGGGGACGGAGTTCTGGCTGCGTTCCGTCGCGGGCCACCCGCGAGAGACCTATCCGGGCGCGCGCTGGACCTTCTGGCAATATACCGGCACCGGCAAGGTCACGGGTGTGGACGGGCCGGTCGACATCAACGTCTTCCGCGGGTCGGCGGCGGACTGGCAGGTCTGGGGACAGGCAGGGGCGATGGCGCAGGCCACCCCGTGA
- a CDS encoding lytic murein transglycosylase, which translates to MTPNRRTVLLGLATTALSACGGGQGVPTVSRAAVRAVPNPAFDAWVAAFRSRALARGIAQPTVDRAFRGVGFLPDVVEKDRNQTEFTRSLEDYLAIAASDERIAKGRDALSRHGRTLAAIEARYGVDKEVVAAIWGLESRYGERRGDIPVISALSTLAFDGRRGPFYEKQLFAALKILQRGDITPERMTGSWAGAMGHTQFIPTSFEAYAVDFTGDGRRDIWSDDPTDALASTAAYLQRSGWQKGRPWGMEVRLPAGFNTALAGRGNARAVASWRALGVTDTSGRPLPDHGSAAILIPQGRQGPAFAAFRNFSVILRYNNAENYGIGVGHLADRIAGKPPLKAGFPPDAKGLTIDDRKDLQRRLTALGFDTQGTDGVIGPNTETAIRAYQARAGLPVDGEPSLALLRRLR; encoded by the coding sequence ATGACACCGAACAGACGAACGGTTCTGCTGGGGCTTGCGACCACGGCGCTTTCGGCCTGCGGCGGGGGGCAGGGGGTGCCCACGGTCTCCCGCGCGGCGGTCAGGGCCGTGCCCAATCCGGCTTTCGATGCCTGGGTTGCCGCCTTCCGGTCGCGGGCGCTGGCGCGCGGCATTGCACAGCCAACGGTCGACCGGGCCTTTCGGGGCGTGGGGTTCCTGCCGGACGTCGTCGAAAAGGACCGTAACCAGACCGAGTTTACGCGCAGCCTTGAAGACTACCTTGCCATCGCCGCGTCGGATGAACGGATCGCCAAGGGCCGGGACGCGCTCAGTCGTCACGGCAGGACCCTTGCCGCGATCGAGGCGCGCTATGGCGTGGACAAGGAAGTCGTGGCGGCGATCTGGGGGCTGGAAAGCCGGTACGGGGAACGCCGGGGCGATATTCCCGTGATCTCTGCCCTGTCGACGCTGGCCTTCGACGGGCGGCGTGGTCCGTTCTACGAAAAGCAGCTGTTCGCGGCGCTGAAGATCCTGCAACGGGGCGACATCACGCCCGAGCGCATGACCGGAAGCTGGGCCGGCGCGATGGGCCACACCCAGTTCATCCCGACCTCGTTTGAGGCTTATGCCGTGGATTTCACCGGCGATGGCCGGCGGGATATCTGGTCGGACGATCCCACCGACGCGTTGGCCTCCACGGCGGCCTATCTGCAACGTTCCGGCTGGCAGAAGGGGCGCCCCTGGGGGATGGAGGTGCGCCTGCCCGCGGGGTTCAACACCGCGCTTGCAGGGCGGGGCAATGCCCGTGCCGTTGCGTCATGGCGCGCGCTTGGCGTCACCGACACCAGCGGACGGCCCTTGCCCGACCACGGATCGGCGGCGATCCTGATACCGCAGGGGCGGCAAGGACCGGCCTTTGCCGCGTTCCGCAATTTCAGTGTCATCCTGCGCTACAACAACGCCGAGAATTACGGGATCGGCGTCGGCCATCTTGCCGACCGGATCGCCGGCAAGCCGCCGTTGAAAGCGGGCTTTCCGCCCGATGCAAAGGGCTTGACAATCGATGACCGGAAGGATTTGCAGCGGCGGCTGACGGCGCTTGGGTTCGACACGCAGGGCACGGATGGGGTGATCGGGCCGAATACTGAAACCGCGATCCGCGCCTATCAGGCCCGCGCCGGTTTGCCAGTCGATGGGGAGCCGTCTCTCGCGTTGTTGCGACGGTTGAGATAG
- a CDS encoding DUF2254 domain-containing protein, whose amino-acid sequence MLSKRLWQLLRLTRRLWVRASLIALLAILAALLATLFDPIIPSGLSDRIGEDAVMPILNVLASSMLAVTTFSLSVMVSAHREASSQVTPRSHRLLLEDTTTQTVLATFLGAFIFALVSIILFRAGLNRGAAPVVVFGFTVLVVVLVILAILRWIDHLSRLGSMDETIAQVEARARKALARQAAAPSLGARPLPGPEAIPDGTRAIAATRGGYVQFVDMAGLSSAAESAEAEIFVIVMPGDFVVSGAPLAYVFPPDAKVADGIGAAFGITSVRSFDQDARFALLVLSEIASRALSPGLNDPGTAIDVIGRLERLLAECNPANDEVRYPRLWAPALRSDALVQDAFDAIARDGAGLIEVARRLMQALNTLRASGDPVLVHAAERMVPRALAHAENALMLDEDKAALRALAAGRGRP is encoded by the coding sequence ATGCTGTCCAAACGCCTCTGGCAACTCTTGCGCCTGACCCGCCGGTTGTGGGTGCGGGCAAGCCTGATCGCGCTTCTTGCGATCCTTGCCGCGCTGCTGGCCACGCTGTTCGACCCGATCATTCCGTCGGGCTTGTCCGACCGTATCGGGGAAGATGCGGTGATGCCCATTCTCAACGTGCTGGCGTCGTCGATGCTGGCGGTGACGACCTTCTCGCTCAGCGTGATGGTGTCGGCCCATCGGGAGGCCTCCTCGCAGGTCACCCCGCGCTCTCACCGGTTGTTGCTGGAGGACACGACGACCCAAACGGTGCTGGCCACCTTTCTGGGGGCGTTCATCTTTGCGCTGGTCTCGATAATCCTGTTCCGTGCGGGGCTGAACCGGGGGGCGGCGCCGGTCGTGGTCTTCGGCTTCACGGTGCTGGTGGTGGTCCTTGTGATCCTCGCTATCCTGCGCTGGATCGACCACCTGTCGCGTCTGGGCAGCATGGATGAGACCATCGCGCAGGTCGAGGCGCGGGCGCGCAAGGCGCTGGCACGCCAAGCTGCAGCGCCCAGCCTTGGCGCGCGCCCCTTGCCCGGCCCAGAGGCCATTCCCGACGGGACGCGGGCGATCGCGGCGACGCGGGGCGGATATGTGCAGTTCGTGGACATGGCGGGCCTGTCGTCCGCGGCCGAGAGCGCAGAGGCCGAGATCTTCGTGATCGTCATGCCGGGCGATTTCGTGGTGTCGGGCGCGCCGCTGGCCTATGTGTTCCCGCCCGATGCCAAGGTTGCAGACGGGATCGGCGCCGCCTTCGGGATCACATCGGTTCGCAGTTTCGACCAGGATGCCCGTTTCGCGCTGCTGGTGTTGTCCGAGATCGCCTCGCGCGCGCTGTCGCCGGGGTTGAACGACCCGGGCACCGCCATTGACGTGATCGGCCGGTTGGAACGGCTGCTGGCCGAGTGCAACCCGGCGAATGACGAAGTGCGCTATCCAAGGCTCTGGGCACCGGCCTTGCGGTCCGACGCGCTGGTGCAGGATGCGTTCGATGCCATCGCGCGGGACGGTGCCGGTTTGATCGAGGTCGCGCGGCGTCTGATGCAGGCGCTGAACACCCTTCGCGCCAGCGGCGATCCTGTGCTTGTCCACGCCGCCGAACGGATGGTTCCCCGGGCCCTTGCCCATGCCGAAAACGCGCTGATGCTGGATGAGGACAAGGCGGCGCTGCGCGCCTTGGCGGCGGGGCGGGGCAGGCCGTGA
- the trxC gene encoding thioredoxin TrxC produces MSAGLKLICHDCDTANRVPADKLGSGPKCGTCGAKLTDGKVHDIAFKTMEKSVKSDDLPLIVDFWAAWCGPCRMMAPQFAQAAKTLAPHVRFAKVDTQSNPDATVRYNIRGIPLLILFDKGREVARLTGARPAVDIEAFVRTHVAQTA; encoded by the coding sequence ATGAGCGCCGGTCTCAAACTCATCTGCCACGACTGCGACACCGCCAATCGGGTCCCGGCCGACAAGCTGGGCTCTGGCCCCAAATGCGGCACCTGCGGTGCGAAGCTGACCGATGGCAAGGTGCATGACATCGCCTTCAAGACGATGGAAAAGAGCGTCAAGTCGGACGACCTGCCCCTGATCGTGGACTTCTGGGCGGCGTGGTGTGGCCCCTGCCGGATGATGGCGCCGCAATTCGCACAGGCCGCCAAGACCCTTGCCCCCCATGTCCGCTTTGCCAAGGTCGATACCCAGTCCAATCCGGACGCCACGGTGCGCTACAACATCCGGGGCATTCCCCTTCTGATCCTGTTCGACAAGGGCCGTGAAGTCGCCCGGCTGACCGGCGCGCGCCCCGCGGTCGATATCGAGGCGTTTGTCCGCACGCACGTCGCCCAGACCGCTTGA